The following nucleotide sequence is from Nanoarchaeota archaeon.
ATAACTCCTATTCGTATCTCCGCTTGGCGCAACCACACCATTCGTCGTATTCCAGCTTGTGATTTTTGTATTGTTTATTATGCCAATACCCTGGATCTTGATATATGATACGTTGCTGTCATTTAAGCTTTGCAGCTTGAGCCAGGACGTATCCACATCGGTAATCCTTAAAGTTGCCGTCGTCCCGTTTACAATCACTGGAACTTTCAGCAACCACTCTTTATTTCCTAAATCCTCTAGATAAAAAGCATTAGCTATCGACTGATTTATTGAGGTCATATTCTCGTCGGCATTTGCTCCGTAAACATATATCGCCCAGCCGGACGCGCCGTTTGTGTAGGAAGACATTGCAAATGCAGGTGATGCAAAATACGCAAAAACCGAAATCAGAATAACTGAAAATGAAATCAGAAGAAGTTTATTATTGCTCTCTCTCTCTCTCTCTCTTTATGTCCAGAAAAAGCGATGACACCATGCATGACTACCAATTACTATTGCGCACGACGGCTATATATAGATTTATAGATTATATGATTTTGCGCGAAATTCTCATTTCGCCTCTTTTTCAAGTTCCTTAAGGATTTTCTCCATTTTTGCTTTCAGTTCAGGCAAATCATATTTTACAACATCCCAAACAACATTCATGTCAACGCCAAAATAATTATGCGCTAATTTATCACGCGTGCCTGTAATAGCACTCCATTTTATCTGCGGGTATTTAGCGGTGAATTCAACAGGCAGATTTTTTGCAGCTTCTCCGACTATTTCTATTTCCCTGATGATTGCGCTTTGCCTCATTTTATCCGTTTCA
It contains:
- a CDS encoding DUF86 domain-containing protein; its protein translation is MKKDPAIFIKHILESIRNVESFSLRLSKSEFETDKMRQSAIIREIEIVGEAAKNLPVEFTAKYPQIKWSAITGTRDKLAHNYFGVDMNVVWDVVKYDLPELKAKMEKILKELEKEAK